In Aphelocoma coerulescens isolate FSJ_1873_10779 chromosome 3, UR_Acoe_1.0, whole genome shotgun sequence, a single window of DNA contains:
- the NEIL2 gene encoding endonuclease 8-like 2 isoform X2: MPEGPSVRKFQLLTSPFVGQVVAKVGGSSRKLNVNDLNALRLQDSQVHGKNLYLAFVAAEGPFRPTAEETVLQREAACGAHCPAQGGQGQICAPHPHSQDEELQDPQHSRSEAPDGAEGPGNWLRIHFGMFGSVRANEFSRANRANKRGDWKDPVPRLVLHFESGGFLVFYNCRMLWCSSPRADPASDILSVEFHRGRALRALRAPDPICYTLLDQRHFSGLGNIIKNEILYLARIHPLTPGSLLAPSDLEHLLDCAVQFSSEWLHNKLRGQGLHPRVYQKEQCPLGHPLMKGTFGPLGGFKRLTWWCPQCQPAVLPGDGDPSPVTE, from the exons ATGCCAGAAGGCCCATCAGTGAGGAAGTTCCAGCTGCTGACCTCCCCTTTTGTGGGGCAAGTGGTGGCCAAGGTGGGAGGAAGCAGCCGGAAGCTCAATGTGAATGACCTGAATGCGCTGAGGCTCCAGGACTCCCAG GTTCATGGGAAGAACTTGTACCTGGCATTTGTGGCAGCCGAAGGTCCCTTCCGACCAACCGCAGAGGAGACGGTGCTGCAAAGAGAGGCTGCTTGTGGGGCACACTGTCCTGCCCAGGGAGGCCAAGGACAGATTTGTGCTccacatccccattcccaggatgaGGAGCTGCAGGACCCCCAGCACTCAAGATCTGAAGCCCCAGATGGAGCCGAGGGTCCGGGCAATTGGCTGCGCATCCACTTTGGCATGTTCGGCAGCGTCCGGGCAAACGAGTTCTCAAGGGCAAACAGAGCCAATAAAAGGGGGGACTGGAAGGACCCTGTGCCCAG GCTGGTTCTGCACTTCGAGAGTGGAGGCTTCCTTGTTTTCTACAACTGCCGGATGCTCTGGTGCTCCTCTCCGAGGGCTGATCCTGCTTCTGACATCCTGTCTGTGGAATTCCACCGTGGCCGGGCGCTCCGTGCCCTCCGTGCACCTGATCCCATCTGCTACACCCTCCTAGACCAAAGACATTTTTCAGGGCTGG GGAACATCATTAAGAATGAGATCTTGTACCTGGCCAGGATCCACCCATTAACACCAGGCTCCCTCTTGGCTCCCTCAGATCTGGAGCATCTGCTGGACTGCGCCGTTCAGTTCAGCTCTGAGTGGCTGCACAACAAACTGCGTGGCCAAGGGCTGCACCCCAGGGTGTACCAGAAGGAGCAGTGTCCCCTGGGCCATCCCCTGATGAAGGGGACTTTTGGACCCTTGGGTGGCTTCAAGAGACTTACGTGGTGGTGCCCTCAGTGccagcctgcagtgctgccagggGATGGGGACCCTTCCCCAGTCACTGAGTGA
- the NEIL2 gene encoding endonuclease 8-like 2 isoform X1 — MRAGWRKSRAECAKNLLIPQQLLEMPEGPSVRKFQLLTSPFVGQVVAKVGGSSRKLNVNDLNALRLQDSQVHGKNLYLAFVAAEGPFRPTAEETVLQREAACGAHCPAQGGQGQICAPHPHSQDEELQDPQHSRSEAPDGAEGPGNWLRIHFGMFGSVRANEFSRANRANKRGDWKDPVPRLVLHFESGGFLVFYNCRMLWCSSPRADPASDILSVEFHRGRALRALRAPDPICYTLLDQRHFSGLGNIIKNEILYLARIHPLTPGSLLAPSDLEHLLDCAVQFSSEWLHNKLRGQGLHPRVYQKEQCPLGHPLMKGTFGPLGGFKRLTWWCPQCQPAVLPGDGDPSPVTE; from the exons TCTAGGGCAGAGTGTGCCAAGAACCTGCTAATCCCTCAGCAGCTACTGGAGATGCCAGAAGGCCCATCAGTGAGGAAGTTCCAGCTGCTGACCTCCCCTTTTGTGGGGCAAGTGGTGGCCAAGGTGGGAGGAAGCAGCCGGAAGCTCAATGTGAATGACCTGAATGCGCTGAGGCTCCAGGACTCCCAG GTTCATGGGAAGAACTTGTACCTGGCATTTGTGGCAGCCGAAGGTCCCTTCCGACCAACCGCAGAGGAGACGGTGCTGCAAAGAGAGGCTGCTTGTGGGGCACACTGTCCTGCCCAGGGAGGCCAAGGACAGATTTGTGCTccacatccccattcccaggatgaGGAGCTGCAGGACCCCCAGCACTCAAGATCTGAAGCCCCAGATGGAGCCGAGGGTCCGGGCAATTGGCTGCGCATCCACTTTGGCATGTTCGGCAGCGTCCGGGCAAACGAGTTCTCAAGGGCAAACAGAGCCAATAAAAGGGGGGACTGGAAGGACCCTGTGCCCAG GCTGGTTCTGCACTTCGAGAGTGGAGGCTTCCTTGTTTTCTACAACTGCCGGATGCTCTGGTGCTCCTCTCCGAGGGCTGATCCTGCTTCTGACATCCTGTCTGTGGAATTCCACCGTGGCCGGGCGCTCCGTGCCCTCCGTGCACCTGATCCCATCTGCTACACCCTCCTAGACCAAAGACATTTTTCAGGGCTGG GGAACATCATTAAGAATGAGATCTTGTACCTGGCCAGGATCCACCCATTAACACCAGGCTCCCTCTTGGCTCCCTCAGATCTGGAGCATCTGCTGGACTGCGCCGTTCAGTTCAGCTCTGAGTGGCTGCACAACAAACTGCGTGGCCAAGGGCTGCACCCCAGGGTGTACCAGAAGGAGCAGTGTCCCCTGGGCCATCCCCTGATGAAGGGGACTTTTGGACCCTTGGGTGGCTTCAAGAGACTTACGTGGTGGTGCCCTCAGTGccagcctgcagtgctgccagggGATGGGGACCCTTCCCCAGTCACTGAGTGA